A region of Desulfurellaceae bacterium DNA encodes the following proteins:
- a CDS encoding ABC transporter permease, with product MSRVLWRASLRYLLRHPWQMGLSFVGVALGVAVVVAIDLANTSAQRAFLLSTDSVVGRATHQIVGGSRGIPEDIFRAVRIEAGVRLAAPVVEGDVAAPDYPGRTFRVLGVDPFAEAPFRPYLAGLNSRGQTALVSFLTRPATAIMSYGTGRELGLGLAGDKAAEGQADQLTVRAGGVRQRLSIIALLEPADALSRRALDSLLVTDIATAQELLGLTGRLSRIDLMIPAGPPGQAELAKIRAVLPPGAEVRSAAARSQSVAQMTRAFSLNLSALSLLALIVGMFLIYNTMTFSVVQRRSLIGALRVVGVTRREIFSLIVAEAALLGLLGTAAGLVLGVALAQGLVRLVTQTITDLYFVVSVRELTISGLGLLKGLGLGLGASLVAALAPALEATATQPRAVLNRSTLEARSQRVLPWAAVAGVCLMLVGAGLLLLPSRDLILSFGGLFTIFLGCVLVTPVAVVGLLRVVQLLIGTRTDIVGRLCIRSVLASLSRTAVAIAALMVAVSVTVGVGIMIESFRQTVAYWLENALQADIYIAPPSLVSRWNEGSLDPAVVARLSAAPGVEAVSTYRRVSVESPTGRVQLVALRLDVDRYSSYRFVEGRPEVVWPAFEAEHTVIVSEPYAYHHRLRVGGAVRLRTDRGVHDFRVAGIFADYGSDRGLVMMSRRTYEQFWHDRGVSSLGLWLSPDRDVAAMVASLRRLVGSVQEVELRSNRSLRQASLEIFDRTFTITSVLHLLTTAVAFIGVLSALMALQLEREREFGVLRATGFTPRQVWGLVTAQTGVMGLLAGLLALPVGLLLASVLVFVINRRSFGWTLELEIVPGLLVQAVLLAVLAALLAGVYPAFKMSRTSPALALREE from the coding sequence GCGCGCCTTCTTGCTGTCAACCGACAGTGTGGTGGGGCGGGCGACGCACCAGATTGTCGGTGGCTCGCGGGGGATTCCCGAGGACATCTTTCGCGCCGTGCGGATTGAGGCTGGTGTCCGGCTGGCGGCGCCGGTTGTCGAGGGCGATGTGGCGGCACCCGACTATCCGGGCCGGACCTTTCGGGTGCTGGGTGTTGACCCGTTTGCCGAGGCGCCGTTTCGGCCCTATCTGGCCGGGCTGAACAGCCGGGGGCAGACCGCGTTGGTGTCGTTTTTGACCCGGCCGGCAACCGCCATCATGTCCTACGGGACGGGTCGTGAGCTGGGTCTCGGGCTGGCCGGAGACAAAGCCGCAGAAGGGCAGGCCGACCAGCTCACCGTTCGGGCCGGCGGCGTCCGTCAGCGGCTCAGCATCATCGCCCTGTTGGAGCCGGCCGATGCGCTGAGCCGCCGGGCGCTGGACAGCCTGCTGGTGACCGATATTGCCACCGCTCAGGAACTGCTGGGCCTGACCGGGCGTTTGAGTCGGATCGATCTGATGATTCCGGCCGGTCCGCCGGGCCAGGCCGAGCTGGCCAAAATCAGGGCGGTGTTGCCGCCCGGCGCCGAGGTCCGCAGCGCGGCCGCCCGTTCGCAGTCGGTAGCCCAGATGACCCGCGCCTTCAGCCTGAACCTGAGCGCGCTGAGTTTATTGGCTCTGATTGTCGGCATGTTTTTGATCTATAACACGATGACTTTTTCGGTCGTCCAGCGTCGCAGCCTGATCGGCGCCCTGCGGGTTGTCGGCGTCACCCGCCGGGAAATTTTCAGCCTGATTGTGGCCGAAGCCGCCCTGCTGGGTCTGCTGGGTACGGCCGCCGGACTCGTGCTGGGGGTCGCCCTGGCCCAGGGCCTGGTCCGGCTGGTGACCCAGACGATCACCGATCTGTACTTTGTCGTCAGCGTGCGTGAGCTGACGATCAGCGGGCTGGGGCTGCTCAAGGGCTTGGGGCTGGGACTCGGGGCCAGCCTGGTGGCCGCCCTGGCTCCGGCGCTGGAGGCCACGGCCACCCAGCCGCGGGCGGTGCTGAACCGCTCGACACTCGAAGCCCGGTCGCAACGGGTTTTGCCCTGGGCGGCCGTGGCTGGCGTGTGCCTGATGCTGGTCGGGGCGGGTTTGCTGCTGCTGCCCAGCCGTGACCTGATCCTGAGCTTTGGCGGTCTGTTCACCATCTTCCTGGGCTGTGTGCTGGTCACGCCGGTGGCCGTGGTTGGCCTGCTGCGGGTGGTCCAGCTGTTGATCGGGACACGGACGGATATTGTCGGACGGCTGTGTATTCGCAGCGTGCTGGCCTCGCTGAGCCGGACTGCGGTGGCGATTGCAGCCCTGATGGTCGCCGTGTCGGTGACGGTTGGGGTGGGCATCATGATTGAGAGTTTTCGGCAGACCGTGGCCTATTGGCTGGAGAACGCTCTCCAGGCCGATATCTATATTGCTCCTCCCAGCCTGGTGTCGCGCTGGAATGAGGGCAGCCTGGACCCGGCCGTTGTCGCCCGTCTGTCAGCCGCCCCGGGGGTGGAGGCGGTGAGTACCTACCGGCGGGTGTCGGTCGAATCACCGACCGGCCGGGTCCAGCTGGTGGCCCTGCGGCTCGATGTCGACAGGTATTCTTCCTACCGCTTTGTTGAAGGCCGGCCGGAGGTGGTATGGCCGGCCTTTGAGGCTGAACACACGGTCATTGTGTCAGAGCCGTACGCCTACCATCACCGGCTGCGGGTGGGCGGCGCTGTCCGTCTGCGGACCGACCGGGGCGTACACGATTTTCGGGTCGCCGGGATTTTTGCCGATTACGGCTCGGACCGGGGGCTGGTGATGATGAGCCGCCGGACCTATGAGCAGTTCTGGCACGACCGGGGCGTGTCGTCGCTGGGGCTGTGGCTGAGTCCTGACCGGGATGTGGCGGCAATGGTGGCCTCGCTGCGGCGGCTGGTCGGCTCGGTGCAGGAGGTCGAGCTCCGCTCGAACCGGTCCCTGCGCCAGGCCTCGCTGGAGATTTTTGACCGCACCTTCACCATTACCTCGGTGCTTCACCTGCTGACCACGGCGGTGGCGTTTATCGGTGTCCTGAGTGCGCTGATGGCCTTGCAGCTGGAACGCGAACGCGAATTCGGCGTACTGCGGGCGACCGGCTTTACGCCGCGTCAGGTCTGGGGCTTGGTCACCGCCCAGACCGGTGTGATGGGTCTGCTGGCCGGCCTGCTGGCCCTGCCGGTCGGCCTGCTGCTGGCCTCGGTGTTGGTGTTTGTGATAAATCGGCGCTCGTTTGGCTGGACCCTGGAGCTGGAAATTGTCCCCGGCCTGCTCGTTCAGGCCGTGCTGCTGGCCGTGCTGGCCGCGCTGTTGGCCGGGGTCTATCCGGCCTTCAAGATGTCCCGGACCTCACCGGCGCTGGCCTTGCGAGAGGAGTAG